The Pirellulimonas nuda genome includes a region encoding these proteins:
- a CDS encoding glycosyltransferase: protein MPLLSPSDVKPPQPAPARRPKLLAMEIEVRGHHSMYVRNLASAWQEFAIPADVTFLLTPKFFELHPDVVAFVRERRACGVSIESLTETQSQRMERSRLTRHFYAWEYFCDYAERHSADHGLLLYFDMFQLPITLGRSAPCPFSAIYFRPTFHYRHVLRNYSPGWREWLKGVRKRAVLARVLRNRRLERLYCLDPFAADFINAKMPSSTSVSALADAYFETESAPGRVADLRDSLNIEPGRTVCCSLGVMDRRKGVKELLEALPLVPPEAARRICLLLVGHMPPEYAAQVTPVLERVQKETSVQVILRNTFVDEQEFQDYFDLSDVQLTTYQRHMGSSQMLVRSARACKPVLSSDYGLMGEVVVQHGLGLTCDTSSPAALAAGLERIAESDLTTLVDRDRARRFAEQNSRRAHVESLCQMFESPANGGAP from the coding sequence ATGCCCCTGCTCAGCCCATCCGACGTGAAGCCGCCACAGCCGGCGCCGGCGCGTCGGCCGAAGCTGCTGGCCATGGAGATCGAGGTGCGCGGGCACCACTCCATGTACGTGCGCAACCTCGCGTCGGCCTGGCAGGAGTTCGCCATCCCGGCGGACGTGACGTTCCTGTTGACCCCCAAGTTCTTTGAGCTGCACCCAGACGTCGTTGCGTTTGTCCGCGAGCGCCGCGCGTGCGGGGTGTCCATCGAGTCGCTCACCGAGACGCAGTCGCAGCGGATGGAACGGTCGAGGCTCACCCGGCACTTCTACGCCTGGGAGTACTTCTGCGACTACGCCGAGCGGCACTCCGCAGACCACGGCCTGCTGCTGTACTTCGACATGTTCCAGCTCCCGATAACGCTCGGCCGTTCGGCGCCCTGCCCGTTCTCGGCGATCTATTTTCGGCCGACGTTCCACTACCGGCACGTCCTGCGCAACTACTCCCCTGGCTGGCGAGAATGGCTGAAGGGGGTCCGCAAGCGTGCGGTGCTGGCCCGCGTGCTCCGGAACCGGCGCCTCGAGCGCCTCTACTGCCTCGACCCCTTCGCGGCCGATTTCATCAACGCAAAGATGCCCTCGTCGACCTCCGTCTCGGCCCTCGCGGACGCCTACTTTGAGACCGAGAGCGCGCCCGGACGCGTCGCCGACCTACGCGACTCGCTCAACATCGAGCCGGGGCGGACCGTCTGCTGCTCGCTCGGGGTGATGGACCGACGCAAGGGAGTGAAAGAATTGTTGGAGGCGTTGCCGCTGGTTCCCCCCGAGGCGGCCAGACGGATTTGCTTGTTGCTGGTCGGGCACATGCCGCCGGAGTACGCGGCGCAGGTGACGCCCGTTCTCGAGCGTGTGCAGAAGGAGACTTCGGTGCAGGTGATCCTGCGCAATACGTTTGTCGATGAGCAGGAGTTTCAAGACTACTTCGACCTCTCCGACGTGCAGCTCACCACGTACCAGCGGCACATGGGATCGAGCCAGATGTTGGTCCGCTCCGCGCGGGCCTGCAAGCCGGTTCTGTCTTCCGATTACGGGCTGATGGGCGAGGTGGTGGTCCAGCACGGGCTGGGGCTCACTTGTGACACGTCGAGCCCCGCGGCGCTCGCCGCCGGATTGGAGCGCATCGCTGAATCAGACCTGACCACGCTCGTCGACCGCGACCGCGCCAGGCGTTTTGCGGAGCAAAACTCCCGCCGCGCGCACGTCGAGAGCCTGTGCCAGATGTTCGAGTCGCCGGCCAACGGAGGGGCGCCGTGA
- a CDS encoding glycosyltransferase family 4 protein, which produces MQASSHHAERRPRPRILLVAYACHQSESMESRLGFRRALSASQRHDVTVMYAMGPEPAELAQQAAAAGGGEICFQRVEHSDWDRRFCDTTLLYYIGYRGWHRRVLKEAQAAHAARPFDLVHQVNFCGFREPGEAWRLDAPFVWGPVGGTEGYPPRFLNQTNLLGGAREVFRMAVNSWQLRCSRRVHGAGRRAAYVLTANTAAQQALQKHLGVDSQCDLETGVDLPDCPPRELRDPSEPLRVLWAGRLKTWKGLPLLIRAIAQLPPDRRPIVRVLGQGDREPSWRRLARRHGVADRMQWVGWPTYDAQLPHYRWADVFAFTSLRDTSGTGLLEALAAGAPIVGLDHSGAGDIMTPGCAIPVAVRSPKQAISDFAAALGGLQDDSERLLRLSRGARRRAEDFSWEARAAVMDAVYTECLAATRHRAAAPSSRPLLPTAETQATLSPVSSACLLTSSGARR; this is translated from the coding sequence ATGCAGGCTTCCTCTCATCATGCCGAGCGACGTCCGCGTCCGCGGATCCTGCTGGTGGCCTACGCTTGCCACCAATCCGAATCGATGGAGTCGAGGCTTGGTTTCCGTCGCGCCCTCTCCGCCTCGCAGCGTCACGACGTAACGGTGATGTACGCGATGGGGCCCGAGCCCGCTGAGCTCGCCCAGCAAGCAGCCGCCGCGGGGGGCGGGGAGATCTGCTTTCAGCGTGTCGAACACTCGGACTGGGATCGTCGCTTCTGCGACACCACGCTTCTCTATTACATCGGCTACCGGGGTTGGCACCGCCGGGTGCTCAAGGAGGCCCAGGCGGCGCACGCCGCCCGCCCGTTCGACCTGGTGCATCAGGTGAACTTCTGCGGATTCCGCGAGCCCGGCGAGGCGTGGCGGCTTGACGCCCCCTTCGTTTGGGGCCCGGTCGGCGGGACCGAGGGCTACCCGCCACGGTTCTTGAACCAGACCAATTTGTTGGGCGGGGCGCGCGAAGTTTTCCGCATGGCCGTGAACAGTTGGCAGCTGCGGTGCAGCCGTCGCGTGCACGGCGCGGGTCGCCGAGCCGCGTACGTTCTGACCGCCAACACGGCCGCCCAGCAGGCGCTGCAGAAGCACCTGGGGGTCGACTCGCAATGCGACCTAGAGACGGGCGTCGATCTCCCCGACTGCCCGCCCCGCGAGCTTCGCGACCCATCCGAACCGCTGCGGGTGCTGTGGGCCGGCCGCCTCAAGACCTGGAAGGGGCTCCCGCTGCTCATCCGAGCGATCGCCCAGCTCCCCCCCGACCGCAGGCCCATCGTGCGCGTGCTGGGCCAGGGGGACCGCGAGCCTAGCTGGCGACGCCTAGCGCGCAGGCACGGCGTGGCCGATCGGATGCAGTGGGTCGGTTGGCCGACCTACGACGCACAGCTGCCGCACTACCGCTGGGCGGACGTGTTCGCGTTCACCAGCCTGCGAGACACCTCGGGCACCGGCCTGCTGGAGGCCCTGGCGGCCGGCGCCCCGATCGTCGGCCTCGACCACTCCGGGGCGGGGGACATCATGACCCCCGGATGCGCGATCCCGGTCGCTGTCCGGTCTCCGAAGCAGGCCATTTCAGATTTCGCGGCCGCCCTGGGCGGCCTACAGGACGACAGCGAACGATTGCTACGATTAAGCCGGGGGGCGCGGCGCCGAGCAGAGGATTTTAGCTGGGAAGCCAGGGCCGCCGTGATGGACGCCGTTTACACTGAATGCTTGGCCGCCACGCGTCACAGGGCGGCCGCCCCCTCGTCCCGCCCCCTGCTGCCCACGGCCGAAACCCAGGCAACGCTGTCTCCGGTTTCGTCTGCCTGCTTGTTGACCTCCTCTGGCGCCCGACGCTAA
- a CDS encoding GumC family protein codes for MNKLPTELSASDFWEVVFRNKVKLIVLPLVIMTLAVGVTLYFPRTYRSEARLFLQVGHESVGIDPTATTGQTISLMQSGRDEEVKSAIEVLGSRGVLSQVVEELGPDYVLRGGPKSDQTPNPITATIKQGISSVIGVLKRIDPVGDHEQAVIEIEEGLKIEAVRSSTVLVVTYDTKSAEGAKGVLDALVDVYQREHLRIHRNANSGDFFADQQGQLKTRLDEAQNALMDAKNRMGIASVEGRRSTLENQIQSIELDSFQTEQSLATSLARMKDLEEQLDEMPERLVASVTSKPNEGADLMRDQLYERQIKLLDLKSRYTDSNPLVQAVSAQVEEAKKVVDAQSVDRKESTDDANPLHRELTLDFKKEQSQVAGLESRLETLTEQRKIILADLEQLNRNEVVLDRLAREEHLARDKFMQYANNLEQARMDKALEDQKVSGVSVAQAATLAQKPVKPSKPLCLLGGFMLAGAVAVGSVVASEKLNTRIRGDVEAEETLELPVLATIPDSPIHGRTLNY; via the coding sequence ATGAACAAGCTGCCCACCGAGCTCTCCGCAAGCGACTTCTGGGAGGTCGTCTTCCGCAACAAGGTCAAGCTCATCGTGTTGCCCTTGGTGATCATGACGCTGGCCGTGGGCGTCACGCTCTACTTCCCGCGGACCTACCGCTCCGAAGCACGGCTCTTCCTGCAGGTGGGCCACGAGAGCGTAGGGATCGACCCCACCGCGACCACCGGGCAAACGATCAGCCTGATGCAGAGCGGACGCGACGAAGAGGTAAAGTCGGCCATCGAGGTGCTCGGCAGCCGCGGGGTGCTGAGCCAGGTGGTCGAGGAGCTGGGCCCCGATTACGTGCTGCGTGGAGGCCCCAAGAGCGATCAGACGCCCAACCCTATCACCGCAACTATCAAGCAAGGCATCTCCTCCGTCATCGGCGTGCTCAAACGCATCGACCCCGTCGGCGATCATGAGCAGGCCGTCATCGAGATCGAAGAGGGGCTGAAGATCGAGGCCGTCCGCAGCTCGACCGTGCTGGTGGTCACCTACGACACCAAGAGCGCCGAGGGCGCCAAGGGAGTGCTCGACGCGTTGGTCGACGTCTACCAGCGAGAGCACCTGCGGATCCACCGAAACGCCAACTCCGGCGACTTCTTTGCCGACCAGCAAGGGCAGCTCAAGACACGGCTGGACGAAGCCCAGAACGCGTTGATGGACGCCAAGAACCGGATGGGAATCGCCTCGGTCGAGGGGCGCCGCAGCACGTTGGAGAACCAGATCCAATCGATTGAACTCGACTCGTTCCAGACCGAGCAGAGCCTTGCGACGTCGCTGGCCCGCATGAAGGACCTCGAAGAACAGCTCGATGAGATGCCCGAGCGGCTGGTCGCCTCGGTCACCAGCAAGCCGAACGAGGGCGCCGACCTGATGCGAGACCAGCTCTACGAGCGTCAGATCAAGCTGCTCGACCTGAAGTCGCGGTACACCGACAGCAACCCACTGGTCCAAGCCGTGTCGGCTCAGGTCGAAGAGGCAAAGAAAGTGGTGGACGCCCAGAGCGTTGACCGCAAGGAGTCTACCGACGACGCCAACCCGCTGCACCGCGAACTAACGCTCGACTTCAAGAAGGAACAGAGCCAGGTGGCCGGGCTCGAGTCGCGGCTCGAGACGCTCACCGAGCAGCGCAAGATCATCCTGGCCGACCTCGAACAGCTCAACCGCAACGAGGTTGTGCTAGACCGCTTGGCCCGCGAGGAGCATTTGGCGCGCGACAAGTTCATGCAGTACGCCAACAACCTGGAGCAGGCGCGGATGGACAAGGCCCTGGAAGACCAGAAGGTCTCTGGGGTGTCGGTGGCTCAGGCGGCGACGCTGGCTCAGAAGCCGGTGAAGCCCTCCAAGCCCCTCTGCCTGCTGGGCGGTTTCATGCTGGCCGGAGCGGTGGCCGTGGGCTCGGTCGTGGCGAGCGAAAAGCTGAACACCCGCATCCGCGGCGACGTTGAAGCCGAAGAAACGCTTGAGCTGCCGGTGCTGGCCACCATCCCGGACAGCCCGATCCACGGCCGGACCCTCAACTATTAG
- a CDS encoding sugar transferase, translated as MSILGQMRWRRPASTCAESDFLLSVPAFERAAAGERMRVDRNGSVLAMLAIAPPKRGAGQPDPLPLLLRVLEGRLRLTDTPGRLKDGRIGVLLPDTGAPGAWKVAADICDVYAPGHPRPECEVLVYPDRRGPDEQNRKEVQDSSGASSLKEPNEPNLIASSMSSDACDRFDRVFARATPAWKRAIDIVGASCGLMLAAPIIGAAALAIRVTTPGEVFFRQEREGLGGRRFRICKLRTMRHDAESYKDRLRRRSTQDGPAFKMRRDPRVTPIGRILRQTSIDELPQLWNVLRGEMSLVGPRPLPVDESLACRPWQRRRLMVTPGITCIWQVHGRSVVRFDEWVRMDLQYAQRYSFWNDLKLLLQTGPAVIFTRGPR; from the coding sequence ATGAGTATCCTTGGTCAGATGCGTTGGCGCCGGCCCGCCAGCACTTGCGCAGAGTCAGATTTCTTGCTCAGCGTGCCGGCCTTCGAACGCGCGGCCGCTGGCGAGCGGATGCGCGTAGACCGCAATGGTTCGGTCCTGGCGATGCTGGCGATTGCCCCCCCTAAGAGGGGCGCCGGGCAGCCCGATCCCCTCCCGCTGCTGCTGCGTGTGCTCGAAGGCAGGCTGCGTCTCACCGACACCCCGGGACGGCTCAAGGACGGACGGATCGGCGTGCTGTTGCCAGACACCGGCGCCCCCGGCGCGTGGAAGGTGGCGGCGGACATCTGCGACGTTTACGCGCCCGGCCACCCGCGCCCCGAATGCGAAGTCTTGGTCTACCCAGATCGGCGAGGGCCCGACGAGCAGAATCGGAAGGAGGTTCAAGATTCCTCGGGTGCGTCGTCTCTCAAGGAACCGAATGAGCCGAACTTGATCGCCTCGTCGATGTCCTCAGACGCCTGCGACCGCTTCGACCGCGTCTTCGCACGGGCGACCCCCGCTTGGAAGCGTGCGATCGACATCGTCGGCGCGTCGTGCGGTTTGATGCTTGCGGCGCCAATCATCGGCGCCGCGGCCCTAGCGATCCGCGTCACCACGCCCGGCGAGGTCTTCTTTCGGCAGGAGCGCGAGGGGCTGGGGGGGCGCCGGTTCCGCATCTGCAAGCTGCGGACCATGCGCCACGACGCAGAATCGTACAAGGACCGCCTCCGGCGCCGCAGCACGCAGGACGGCCCGGCCTTCAAGATGCGTCGCGACCCGCGCGTCACCCCCATCGGGCGGATCCTGCGGCAGACCAGCATCGACGAGCTCCCTCAGCTGTGGAACGTGCTCCGCGGCGAGATGTCTCTGGTCGGCCCCCGGCCGCTCCCCGTCGACGAGTCGCTGGCGTGCCGGCCGTGGCAGCGGCGGCGTTTGATGGTCACCCCCGGGATCACCTGTATCTGGCAGGTGCATGGGCGGAGCGTTGTGCGCTTCGATGAATGGGTGCGGATGGACCTGCAGTACGCCCAGCGGTACAGCTTCTGGAATGATTTAAAACTGCTGCTCCAGACCGGACCTGCCGTGATTTTCACCCGAGGCCCCCGCTAG
- a CDS encoding CpsD/CapB family tyrosine-protein kinase, producing MQTDSPTIDASLPDAAGISKSAESVMTPRRRGAEYYDTILWRLRSRVDQEPDGATMLGVTGYGRRNGVSTIAANLAIRAADHRMSPVLLVDANLHYPKQHRTFRMHDAAGLADVLSGSAPLEACVHPSSVDGLDVMPLGASHLLDRASVDPQRFQSLLTELRDQYRTVVFDLPEADEMRHALLFARSIDAAVFAVRSDAVRRRDAQVAVARLRADGVNLVGAVLTAKRRYAPAWLVG from the coding sequence ATGCAAACCGACTCCCCCACGATTGACGCTTCGCTGCCCGACGCGGCCGGGATCTCCAAGAGCGCGGAGTCTGTCATGACTCCACGGCGACGCGGGGCTGAGTACTACGACACCATCTTGTGGCGTCTCCGCTCCCGGGTCGACCAAGAGCCTGACGGCGCCACTATGCTCGGCGTGACCGGCTACGGCAGGCGTAACGGCGTGAGCACGATCGCCGCGAACCTGGCGATCCGCGCCGCCGACCACCGCATGTCCCCGGTGCTGCTGGTCGACGCGAACCTGCACTACCCCAAACAGCACCGCACCTTCCGCATGCACGATGCGGCCGGTCTGGCCGACGTGCTCTCCGGATCGGCCCCGCTGGAGGCCTGCGTCCACCCGTCGTCCGTGGACGGGCTCGACGTGATGCCGCTGGGCGCCTCGCACCTGCTCGACCGGGCGAGCGTCGATCCACAGCGTTTCCAGTCGCTGCTGACCGAACTGCGAGACCAGTACCGCACCGTCGTGTTCGACCTCCCCGAGGCGGACGAGATGCGGCACGCCCTGCTCTTCGCCCGGTCGATCGATGCGGCGGTTTTCGCCGTGAGGAGCGACGCGGTCCGCCGGCGTGACGCTCAGGTGGCGGTCGCACGGCTCCGCGCCGACGGCGTCAACCTGGTGGGCGCGGTGCTCACGGCGAAGCGTCGCTATGCGCCGGCCTGGCTCGTCGGGTAG